Part of the Vibrio sp. SCSIO 43137 genome, TTATCTGGTGGGAAAGGGCAGACTGGGTAAGATGAAGTACCGTTGCTGTTGCGGTGAGAGAGCCGGTCTCCCGCAGTGACGTCAGTGTCTTTAAATGCTTTAGTTCAATCATGAGAGATGTTCATAATCCTTATGAACTCATTAATCCTGCTAACAAACTAAAGCATTTTAAAAGCAATGTAAACGTCTAGACGTCTAAAAATATTGATGATTACTTCCAGTCACTCAGTTTGAAAGTCAGGGTATGAGCGCTGTTTTTCAGTACTAAGTTCTCTTTGGTGAGAATAATGTCGTTCCACTCTGCCAGAGACTGAGCGAACACAGCTTCTGTTTTCATTGCTTCACCCATACACATTTTCATGGTCATGCCCATACCGGTAATGCGGAACTGATTATTTTTTAGCTCGCCCTGACCGAAAAAATTATTGCAACCGGCATTGCCGTTGGCCGTCAGTTTCTCACCAATCTCTAAGTTAGGGGCCTGCATAAGATTTGGGGTAACAAAGACTTCATTATCAATTTTTGTCAGCGTCCAGTTATGGTGTTGCAGATCGTCTGCGGAAACCTGAGCAAGATCTCCGGTGGATGAGCAGGCGGTTAGTACAAGTGGTATGGTCAGAACGGCAAGTTGTTTTTTCATTGAAATCTCCGGCACTCAGGCTGACTGAACAATTAATCTTTTTATAAACAGTGACCTGATTATAGAACAATGTAAATTAAATGGCTGAATTTGTTTACAGTTACACAAACAGCTACTATTTATATATACCCAAGTGACTTAAAAAATGCGGGATTTTGATGGTTTTTGAGCTTGCTTGATTAAAGATTTGCCTCTAGGGAAGTAAGGGTTGAAGTGATATGGAACAATTAGAGTTTTTTACCGTTCCCAGCCCTTGTATTGGGGTGTGTAGCGTAGATGAAAAGGGCTACTGCAAAGGATGTATGAGAAAACGGGAAGAGCGTTTTAACTGGCTCTCTTATACTCCGGCACAGCAGCGCCATGTCATTAAGCTCTGTAAGCAGCGCTATCTGCGTAAAATTCGTCAGAACCGTAAAGTGGCTGAAGCACCGGCAGAACCGGCAAGCCCGCAACAGAATCTGTTTGGAACTGAAGAACAGCAATAAAAAAGGGCAAAATAGAAACTATTTTGCCCTTTGCTTATCAGGTCAACTGCTCTTGATTACTGATTTAATCAGACAGCTGGAACCTGCTGAGTAATACAGTGGATATTACCACCACCAAGCAGAATCTCTCTGGCATCAACACCAGTGATCTTATAGCCCGGATAGAGGTTGTTAAGCAGAGTTTCCACTTCCGCATCCAGTTTCTTGTCCAGTAATGGGTAAACCACCTGATCATTGGTGACCAGATAGTTAGCATAAGAGCCTGCAAGGCGCTCACCCGGCGTTCTTTCCATACCTTCAGAAACATCAACACCGCTCGCTTCATCTTCAGAGATATACAGTGGTCCCGGCATCGGTAGTTTGTGCACTTTAATCTGACGGCCTTTGGCATCGGTCTGGCTTAGCAGAGTATCCAGTGCCGTTCTTGAAATCTCATACTGAGGATCGTTCTCGTCTTCACACCAGGTCAGAACCACTTCGCCCGGACGTACCACATGAATTAAGTTGTCCACATGGCCGTTAGTCTCATCGTTGTATAAACCGTTCGGGATCCAGACAATTTTTTCCACTGACAGATAGTCGCAAAGTACCTGCTCAAGCTCTTCTTTAGACAAGTCAGGGTTGCGGCTAGGGTGCAGCAGACACTCTTCAGTAGTATATAGTGTGCCTTCACCATCGACGTGGATTGAACCACCTTCAAGTACGATAGGCGCACGGTAGCTGTCGTCTTCGTGAATTTCACAGATCTTCTGTGCGACGGCATCATCTTTGTCCCAAGGGAAATACAGACCATCTACCAGTCCGCCCCATGCGTTGAAGTGCCAGTCGACACCGCGACGCTCACCTTCACCGTTAACCACGTAAGAAGGACCGATATCGCGCATCCATGAGTCATCGGTGCTCATCTCAACCAGCTTGATATTCTCAGGAAGCAGAGTGCGGGCATTTTCGAACTGCTGTGCACTTACTGCCATAATCACAGGCGTTGTCTGAGAGATAGCTTTTGCTACTTCAACAAAGGTTGTTTGTGCTGGTTTACCACCGAAGCGCCAGTTATCTGTTCTTTCCGGCCACGCCATCCATACTGCTGCTTGTGGTTCGTGTTCACCGGGCATTCTGAAGCCATCATTTCTTGGTGTAGAGTCGATTCTTTTGCTCATTTTTATTGCCTCCTACATTAATGGCTATGAGTTAGATTATTATCGGATTGTTCTGCGGATGCAGCATTTTTCTTATCGATTGCGAGTTTCAGAAGGTACTCACCAATCAAAATTGTGACCACAACACCAATGGCGACCGGTGCACTGTATACCCAGTCAATCGTCATTGTGATTAGGTCAGGGAAGATAAACAGCACTACTGCCTGAGCGATGACCATAAAGCAGACAATACTCAGAGCCCACTGCACACCCATACCACCCGGAACACGGAAAGGACGCTCTTTCTCTGGTTCTGAGATACGAAGTTTCAGGTATGAAGGGAACATAAACAGGTATGGCAGCAGGAATACACAGCTTGAGAATGCAAACACTGACCAGAATAGCTCGTCACTGTCTTGCGCAAATACTGCGTAAGCCAGAATAACGATAGTCGAGATAATACCTGTGATGTTGTTTGCGCCGACAGGTGTGTCATATTTTTCAGACATTTTCGCTACAGCATCAGGTAGCTCGCCTTCGCTTGCTGCTTCAGCTGCGGCACGGCTTGCACCCATAGTCCAGGTCACCATGTTACCGATAAAGGTAAGCAGAGCCATAACACCGATAGCGTTAACCATAAAGTTACCGAATGCGCTGTCACCAAATAGTTTGTGCAGGGTATCGATAATACCGGCAACCAGACCGATATCTTCTACCGGTAGCGCCAGCAGGATACCAACAGTACCGAATACGTACAGGAAGGCAGTGATACCAGCTGCAAGGAAGATAGACTTAGGCATGTCGCGTACGTCTTTCATCTCTTTGGTCATAGTTGCAACCAGCTCAAAACCCATCAGGTTGAATACTAGCGCTGGAAGGAAGGCAACACCGGTATCAAGGCTAGGCATCATGGCTGAAATTGAAAACTCATTTGCAACGCCGTTCTTAGCTGCATAGATAAAGCCACCAAAGCCCAGTACAGAGATAACAGTGATCTTCAGAATGGCACCGACATTGGTTACCCATACGCCGACATCAACGGAGACGTTACAGATCCAGATAGTCAGCCATGTCAGCACAATACAGATAGCGATCTGGGCGAACATAGAGAGATCAGGGAAGAACAACTCAGCAAACATACCAGCGAACATGATATATACTGCCGGCATCCATAAACCTACGTTAATCCAGTAGAACCAGGTTGTTCTGACGGCCCATTTGTAACCAAAGGCTTGTTTTACCCAGTCATAAATACCACCGTCACCGGGATAAGTTGTACCTAATTCAGAGGTGATCAGGCCATAAGGGATAACAAAAATAATTAATGTTATTAGCCACCAACCGATAGAACTTACACCAATTGAAGCCGAGGCTGTTAATGTATCAACTACAATTACAGCACAAAGGCTAAATAAGGCGAGACTACCGACACCCATTTTTCCGCCAGAAGTTTGCGTTTCCATATTATTCTCCGTGTTTATTCACACGAGTAAGTTATTTACAAGTGAAGTTAATTTACAATTAGACGCTGTAAATATAATTAGTTTGATTAAAGTAGTTTGTTATTAGAATCACTTATCGGTGTTCATATATTAATTGGAGAGTAAGACGTGATACCGACCATAAATAAACCTAATTAACCTATCTCAGGCGAGAAAATTGATTCTGATCAATTTATGCAGTGGCAAGTTAAAGATAATTCTATCGGTAAAATGCAGAACACAATATCGAATAGCTATGCAGATATTGTGGTTATTGCGTAAGTGCGGATGTTTTAAGCAGAGAGTAACAAAGCCGCTTATTTCATGAGCGATTAATTAAATCAATCGGTTACCTTCTCAGAGTTGAGGGAACTTGTGGTACATTAATATCTTAATGCCTGATACACTGCTGAATCAGCCTGTAACAGGGTGCTGGTATATAACTTAATTAGGGAGTTGGTGGTTTACTATGAAAAAAGAGTCAACAGAACAAAGGCTTGAGAGAATACATAAAGCAGCAATTAGCCTTGCGTCCCAGCGAAATGTTAACTCAATCTCCATCTATGATGTAGCTAAAGAAGCGGCTATTGCAGCCTCTACGGTTTATCATCACTACCCAAATATAGAGTCTCTGATCTGCGAACTAATGAACGATGTGTTTTCCGACTTTCTCAACGTTCTGGAAAGTGCTGTGGATGCGGAAAAGGTCCATCACTGGAGCGATATAAACCGCATGATCGAGCAGGGATATGTTAACTATTATATGTCGACACCCCTTGCGCAGCATACCTTGTTGGGCCAGCACACTTATGCGACGGTACGTCATGCTGATGCGCAAAATGACCTATTACTGGGGCAGAAGGTAGAGGAGATATACCGTCAGTTCTTTGTACTGCCGGAGCTTCCGAAGGATGTGAATATTTTTGCAATTGCCCTGCAGGTAGCCGATAAAGTCTACTCAATGAATTACCGGGAAAATGGTGAGATTGCACCGGAAATGGCCCGGGAGGCGGTAATATTAACCGAGGCTTATTTAGGTGCTTATTTACCTAAATACATGCAGAGAGTTAATTAAAATAGTATTTTAAAATAGAGCGTCTGATTAATTCAGGCGTTTTTTTTATCTCCATTAAAATCAAATATCGAAAAAACTATCTTGGCCAAAAATTAGTTTGTGATTTGTGTCATGATAATTTTGTAACTCTCTCTGATTAAATCGATTAGTGATTCTGGTTTCAGAATTCAGCGCGGTTTTTCCTGATACTTGCTTCATCGGGATTGGTTACTTATTTAACTAATCTGTAAATAAAAATAGAGTCAGGATGTTACCTGCACTCTGACTTTAAAAATGATGTATAAAAGGAACAGAGAATATGAAACTGCCATCTTCTAGTGCAACTGAACTAAACAAAAAACATATGGAACATATGGTTTCAATGAAAGACTTCTCCGTAGAGGAGATGGACAACATGATGGAACTGATGACCTATCTGAAACAAGCGCGCAGAGATAACGCTATCCCTCAGCTGTTCAAAGGTAAGTCTGTAGGTATGATTTTTGAAGCCGGTTCTACCCGTACCCGCGTTTCATTTGAAGTTGCGGCAACGCTGCTGGGCGGTCATGCGCTGTTCTTGTCTCCTAAAGATATCCATCTGGGTGGTAAAGAGTCTATCGATGATACTTCACGTGTACTTTCCCGTATGTGTGACATCATTATGGCGCGTACTAACAGCCCTGAAACACTAGACGGCCTGCTTGAAATGTCTACGGTTCCTGTTATCAATGGTCTGGACACTCGTTTCCACCCGACTCAGATGCTGGCTGACCTTTACACCATCAGAGAGCACATCACAGACGGCCGTACTCTGTCTGATATGACGCTGGCCTTTATGGGTGACGCAACTGACGTATGTCGTTCACTAATGCTGACTTGTGCTAAGTACGGTATGGGCTTCAAGCAGATTGGTCCTAAGAAATATCAGATGGAACAAGAGTGGGTTGATCTGGCTGAATCATTCTGTAAAGAGTCTGGTGGTCATATTGAAATCACTGACGACGTTGAAAGAATCAGCGAGTGTGACGTGGTATACGGTGACAGCTTCTACTGGGTTACTCAGATGGATGAGAAAGAAGAGCGTCTGAACGCCTTTATGCCTGACTATGTAATCACTGAAGAGTTGATGGCGAAAGCTAAGCCGGGTGCAATGCTGCTACACTGCCTGCCTGCAAACGACAAAGAAGAAGTAACTCGTGGTGCGCTGGAAAGTGAATACTCAGTGGCATTTGATGAAGCAGAGAACCGCCTGACTGCACAGATGGCGATTCTGGTTTACTTTACTCATAAGCATATCCAGCAGCCGACAGAACAGAAACTGGCTGAGCACAAAGAGAAGATCGAAGGCTTTCTTGCAAAACTATAATAACTGATAGTGATAATAGATAATTTATCGATGCTCCATTTAGGTCTGGCTTAACGCCAGACCTTTTTTATGCCCGCCGATAAGTTATGAAATAACACTTGGCAGCCAGAGTGACAGGGGAGGCAATAGCAGCAGAAGCAGCAGCCTGACGATATCAGCACACCAGTAAGGTGTCACACCTTTGAAAATGGTGCTGGTCTTTATATCTTTAACCACACTACTGAGCACAAAGATATTCAGCCCTACAGGCGGGGTAATTAAGCTAATCTCAGTCACCACCACAACCACAATACCGAACCAGACTAAGTCAAAACCAAGGCTGGCAACCAGCGGGTAGAAGATAGGTACCGTCAGCAGCAGCATTGAAAGGCTTTCAAACACTGTGCCCAGCAAGATATAAACGCCCATTATGGCCAGAATAACCAGCAAAGGTTCTGCGCCAAACGACTGCATCCAGACTACCAACTCGTTAGGCAAACCGGTGCGGTTAACAAAGTTGGAGTAGATAAGTGCGCCGATAATGACACCAAACAGCATGGTTGAAGTACGCGCGGTATCCAGCAAGATTTCGTGCAGGATCTTCCATGTCAGCGAACGGCGGTAAAGTGCGATAGCAAATGCACCTCCGGCACCAATTCCGGCCGCTTCAGTGGGAGTAAATACCCCAAGGTAAATACCGCCCATCACCACCATAAACAGGCCGAGGATGCCAGACACCGATTTAAGGGCTGCGCTCTTCTCTTCCTTCGACATTCTTCTGCCACTCGGGCCTGATTCAGGGTTACGCCAGACAACATAACGGGTTGCCAGCAGGTAGAAGGCAATGCCGAGAATACCGGGAATAAAACCGGCGGCGAACAGATCGCGGATACTCTGCTCAGTCAGTACACCGTAGATAATCAGAATCACACTTGGCGGAATAAGAATGCCCAGAGTACCACCCGCGGCAATAGATGCCGCAGCAAGGCTGTCAGAATAACCGTACTTTCTCATCGGAGGCATAGCTACTTTTGCCATGGTGGCAGAAGTGGCAAGGCTTGAGCCGGAGATAGCAGAGAAACCACCGCATGCCGTGATGGTTGCCATTGCCAGCCCACCGCGATGGTGGCCGAGAAAGGCGTAACAAGCTTTATATAACTCTTGCGACATACCGGCGCGGGTGATCAGGTTACCCATAAGAATAAACATAGGGATTACCGATAGCCCATAATCCTGTGCCGTATCTATCAGACGTTTGGCACTTACGGTCAGTGCGCCGTTAAAGTTCCAGTCACTTAAGGCGGCGTAGCCGATAAAACCGACTACACCCATGGCAAAGGCTATAGGCATTCGCAGCAGTATCAATATCAGCAGAGCCGCAAAACCGATTAATGCGATATCCATATCAGTCCTTTTGATTGTTATATTCTTTGTTATACAGGCGGGTAATCACCAGTACCAAAGAGGTTAATGCCGTCAGCCAGCATGAAATAGCCAGAAAATAGACAAAGTAATAAGTGGGAATTTCAAGGTATTCCGTCATTTCACCGTAGCGAAATGCACGATCACCAAGATCCCAGACTTTTACTCCGATAACAGACAAGCTGGCAGCAACGGCAATATCAAACCCCATATCCCTGATGTTTTTAATGCCGCGGGGAATAATGCTGTCAGTAAGGTCAACGCTGATATGCTCTTTGCGCCATGTCACAAGGGGCATGGTCAGAAACACCAGTGAGCCGAGCAGAATTTCCGTCAGCTCAACACTGCCGGTAACGGGCTTGTCGAACAGATAGCGACCTGCTACATCAACACAGGTCAGCGTCATCATAAACATAAGGGCAGCGCTGGCGAACAGTTTGAGTGCGGTATCTAAGAGTTGGGCGCAATACTCCCAACTCTTAGTGAACCAGAGTACAGATGCTCTCATGGTCAGTTCCTATAGTTCCAGAGGCTGGTAGTCACTAACGATTTTACGGAACTCTGTCAGAGCGGCTTTTGAATCAACCTTGCGGGAAGAGACAGATTTCATCCACTTCTCATCCAGGCCTTTGGTCAGCTCATTAAAGTAGCTGATGTCCTGCTGTGAAAGATCGGTAACCTGAGAACCTGATGCGATAATATCTGCTTCACCAATGGTATCTGCCTGATTCCAGTAGCGACCGGCGAGAGCAGAAAGCTTCTCGCCTGACACACTGCGGATAGCCTGACGATCCTGCTCTGACAACTTATCCATAAACTGCGGGCTGATAAAGATACCAAATGAACCCAGATACAGGCCGGTAGGCAGTTTGTAGCTGTATGGTGCTACATCTTTAAAGCGGGCCGCTTTCATCATATCCATCTGCATAAACAGACCGTCAGCCACACCCTGAGACAGCATCTCATAAGCTTTAGTCGCCGGAGCACTTACACCGGATACTTCCAGCAGTTTGCCGACTTCTGTTGAGATACCGCCGCCTACACGCATTTTCTTGCCCTTCAGATCTTTAAGAGAGCTGATTGGCTCACGCATATGAACCTGACCCGGGCCGTGTACAAATACACCAGCCAGCTCAACACCTTCATATTCGAAAGAGTCTTTAAAGTACTTTTCATTTACCCGCCAGTGAGCAACAGAAGCCGCTTCAGCAGAGGCTTTGTTAGTCGGCAGCTCTGCGATTTGTGTCAGGCGGAAACGACCCGGCATATAACCGTGGAAGGTCCATGCTGCATCAACTGCACCATCTTCAACCAGTTCTATAAGGCTTTTAGGGTGGGCCAGATCGTACTCAAGTTTGATTTTGACGCGTCCTTCCGTTGCTTGCTCAATCCACTTTCCCCATGTAGGCAGTACATCTGCGTTCATGGTCTGCATCGGGCTTAACCAGGTTGCGACTTTTAGTTCCTGAACCTGAGCCAGTGCGCTCTGGCTAACCAAAAGGGTGGAGATGAGTAATCCGGACATGCTTTTCGCGACAGTTGATTTAAACATAACAATTCCTTTATCAATTCTCTGTAGTGAGTGAATCCATTCTTTAAATGACACGCATTAGCATCACATTGCAAAATAAGCGTATCATTTAAAAATGGGTTTGTGTATATTAAATGTTAATAAAAAGTAATTTTTATTGATGAGTGTGATGATTCCATGCACTCAGAACAGCGATTCAGTGTTTGTTTAATGAGGGAAAATAAAATGGAAAATTTAGCCAGCTACGTAGCAGGGAAGTGGTATTTCGGCGGAGAGAAAGTGCGAACCGTTTCGAGTGCCATTAGCGGTGAACCTATGTGGCAAGTGAGTTCAGAAGGAATGAACACCCAGGAAGCATTGGAGTACGGCAGGGAGAAGGGAACCAAGGCGTTGTCAGCCATGACCTTTCTTGAACGAGCCAATATGATGAAAGAGTTGGCCAAATACCTGCTGACCAGAAAAGAAGAGTTTTATCAATTATCAGCCCATACCGGTGCAACGCGGGTGGATTCATGGATAGATATAGAAGGGGGCGTTGCCACTCTGTTCAACTATTCCGGTGTCGCCAACCGTGAGCTGCCGAATGATCTTATCTGGCCGGAAGATGAGTTAATTCCCCTATCTAAAGAGGGCGGCTTCGCTGCCCGCCACTTCCTCACCAGTAAAAAAGGTGTTGCGTTACATATCAATGCTTATAACTTCCCGTGCTGGGGGATGCTGGAGAAACTGGCTCCGACATGGCTGGCGGGGGTTGCGGCAATTGTAAAACCGGCAACGGATACCGCTTATCTTACTCAGGCCATGGTTAAGGCGATGGAAGAGAGCGGCCTGCTGCCTGAAGGGGCGATTCAGGTGGTCTGTGGCTCAGTGGGCGATATGTTTGATCACTTAGATTGTCAGGATGTGGTGACCTTTACCGGATCAGCATCAACGGGGCAGATGCTAAAGTCGCACCCTAATATTATTGCTAAATCAGTGCCGTTTACAATGGAAGCTGACTCTCTGAACTGCGCCATTCTCGGCAGTGATGTCACCACAGATATGCCGGAATTTAAGCAGTTTATCCGTGAAGTTGTCAGGGAGATGACAGTGAAAGCCGGCCAGAAATGTACTGCTATCCGTCGTGTTATTGTGCCGGAAAATATGCTGGATGAAGTGGGTAAAGCTC contains:
- a CDS encoding META domain-containing protein encodes the protein MKKQLAVLTIPLVLTACSSTGDLAQVSADDLQHHNWTLTKIDNEVFVTPNLMQAPNLEIGEKLTANGNAGCNNFFGQGELKNNQFRITGMGMTMKMCMGEAMKTEAVFAQSLAEWNDIILTKENLVLKNSAHTLTFKLSDWK
- a CDS encoding DUF1289 domain-containing protein is translated as MEQLEFFTVPSPCIGVCSVDEKGYCKGCMRKREERFNWLSYTPAQQRHVIKLCKQRYLRKIRQNRKVAEAPAEPASPQQNLFGTEEQQ
- the aguA gene encoding agmatine deiminase, with amino-acid sequence MSKRIDSTPRNDGFRMPGEHEPQAAVWMAWPERTDNWRFGGKPAQTTFVEVAKAISQTTPVIMAVSAQQFENARTLLPENIKLVEMSTDDSWMRDIGPSYVVNGEGERRGVDWHFNAWGGLVDGLYFPWDKDDAVAQKICEIHEDDSYRAPIVLEGGSIHVDGEGTLYTTEECLLHPSRNPDLSKEELEQVLCDYLSVEKIVWIPNGLYNDETNGHVDNLIHVVRPGEVVLTWCEDENDPQYEISRTALDTLLSQTDAKGRQIKVHKLPMPGPLYISEDEASGVDVSEGMERTPGERLAGSYANYLVTNDQVVYPLLDKKLDAEVETLLNNLYPGYKITGVDAREILLGGGNIHCITQQVPAV
- a CDS encoding APC family permease, with amino-acid sequence METQTSGGKMGVGSLALFSLCAVIVVDTLTASASIGVSSIGWWLITLIIFVIPYGLITSELGTTYPGDGGIYDWVKQAFGYKWAVRTTWFYWINVGLWMPAVYIMFAGMFAELFFPDLSMFAQIAICIVLTWLTIWICNVSVDVGVWVTNVGAILKITVISVLGFGGFIYAAKNGVANEFSISAMMPSLDTGVAFLPALVFNLMGFELVATMTKEMKDVRDMPKSIFLAAGITAFLYVFGTVGILLALPVEDIGLVAGIIDTLHKLFGDSAFGNFMVNAIGVMALLTFIGNMVTWTMGASRAAAEAASEGELPDAVAKMSEKYDTPVGANNITGIISTIVILAYAVFAQDSDELFWSVFAFSSCVFLLPYLFMFPSYLKLRISEPEKERPFRVPGGMGVQWALSIVCFMVIAQAVVLFIFPDLITMTIDWVYSAPVAIGVVVTILIGEYLLKLAIDKKNAASAEQSDNNLTHSH
- a CDS encoding TetR/AcrR family transcriptional regulator, which gives rise to MKKESTEQRLERIHKAAISLASQRNVNSISIYDVAKEAAIAASTVYHHYPNIESLICELMNDVFSDFLNVLESAVDAEKVHHWSDINRMIEQGYVNYYMSTPLAQHTLLGQHTYATVRHADAQNDLLLGQKVEEIYRQFFVLPELPKDVNIFAIALQVADKVYSMNYRENGEIAPEMAREAVILTEAYLGAYLPKYMQRVN
- the argF gene encoding ornithine carbamoyltransferase produces the protein MKLPSSSATELNKKHMEHMVSMKDFSVEEMDNMMELMTYLKQARRDNAIPQLFKGKSVGMIFEAGSTRTRVSFEVAATLLGGHALFLSPKDIHLGGKESIDDTSRVLSRMCDIIMARTNSPETLDGLLEMSTVPVINGLDTRFHPTQMLADLYTIREHITDGRTLSDMTLAFMGDATDVCRSLMLTCAKYGMGFKQIGPKKYQMEQEWVDLAESFCKESGGHIEITDDVERISECDVVYGDSFYWVTQMDEKEERLNAFMPDYVITEELMAKAKPGAMLLHCLPANDKEEVTRGALESEYSVAFDEAENRLTAQMAILVYFTHKHIQQPTEQKLAEHKEKIEGFLAKL
- a CDS encoding TRAP transporter large permease; translation: MDIALIGFAALLILILLRMPIAFAMGVVGFIGYAALSDWNFNGALTVSAKRLIDTAQDYGLSVIPMFILMGNLITRAGMSQELYKACYAFLGHHRGGLAMATITACGGFSAISGSSLATSATMAKVAMPPMRKYGYSDSLAAASIAAGGTLGILIPPSVILIIYGVLTEQSIRDLFAAGFIPGILGIAFYLLATRYVVWRNPESGPSGRRMSKEEKSAALKSVSGILGLFMVVMGGIYLGVFTPTEAAGIGAGGAFAIALYRRSLTWKILHEILLDTARTSTMLFGVIIGALIYSNFVNRTGLPNELVVWMQSFGAEPLLVILAIMGVYILLGTVFESLSMLLLTVPIFYPLVASLGFDLVWFGIVVVVVTEISLITPPVGLNIFVLSSVVKDIKTSTIFKGVTPYWCADIVRLLLLLLLPPLSLWLPSVIS
- a CDS encoding TRAP transporter small permease, yielding MRASVLWFTKSWEYCAQLLDTALKLFASAALMFMMTLTCVDVAGRYLFDKPVTGSVELTEILLGSLVFLTMPLVTWRKEHISVDLTDSIIPRGIKNIRDMGFDIAVAASLSVIGVKVWDLGDRAFRYGEMTEYLEIPTYYFVYFLAISCWLTALTSLVLVITRLYNKEYNNQKD
- a CDS encoding TRAP transporter substrate-binding protein — protein: MFKSTVAKSMSGLLISTLLVSQSALAQVQELKVATWLSPMQTMNADVLPTWGKWIEQATEGRVKIKLEYDLAHPKSLIELVEDGAVDAAWTFHGYMPGRFRLTQIAELPTNKASAEAASVAHWRVNEKYFKDSFEYEGVELAGVFVHGPGQVHMREPISSLKDLKGKKMRVGGGISTEVGKLLEVSGVSAPATKAYEMLSQGVADGLFMQMDMMKAARFKDVAPYSYKLPTGLYLGSFGIFISPQFMDKLSEQDRQAIRSVSGEKLSALAGRYWNQADTIGEADIIASGSQVTDLSQQDISYFNELTKGLDEKWMKSVSSRKVDSKAALTEFRKIVSDYQPLEL